The Thermosynechococcus sp. genome has a segment encoding these proteins:
- the gmd gene encoding GDP-mannose 4,6-dehydratase, with the protein MGDRKRALITGITGQDGSYLSELLLEKGYEVHGIIRRTSTFNTDRIDHIYVDPHQEGATLRLHYGDLTDGGTLRRIIELSQPDEIYNLGAQSHVRVSFDAPQYTVETVAMGTLRLLEAIREYQERSGKQVKFYQAGSSEMFGLVQEVPQRETTPFYPRSPYACAKVYAHWQTVNYREAYHLFACNGILFNHESPRRGETFVTRKITRAVARIVAGQQNKLYLGNLDAKRDWGYAKDYVRAMWLMLQQEQPDDYVVATGETHSVREFLELAFGYVGLNWEDYVEFDPRYLRPTEVDLLLGDPTKAKTVLGWQPSVTFPELVALMVEADLHAVGIQGTTPKTTSDTVLDLIAQRQFISKAD; encoded by the coding sequence ATGGGCGATCGCAAGCGGGCATTGATCACGGGTATCACTGGCCAAGATGGCTCCTACCTCAGTGAGCTGCTCCTAGAGAAAGGCTATGAAGTGCATGGCATTATTCGCCGCACCTCCACATTTAATACTGATCGCATTGACCACATTTACGTTGACCCCCACCAAGAGGGAGCTACTCTGCGCCTACACTATGGCGATCTCACCGATGGCGGCACCCTACGACGCATTATCGAACTTAGCCAACCTGATGAAATTTATAATCTGGGGGCACAATCCCACGTGCGGGTAAGCTTTGATGCCCCCCAATATACCGTTGAAACTGTTGCCATGGGAACCCTGCGGCTCCTAGAGGCCATTCGCGAGTACCAAGAGCGCAGCGGCAAACAGGTGAAATTTTACCAGGCGGGTTCCTCGGAGATGTTTGGCCTCGTGCAGGAGGTACCGCAACGGGAAACCACACCCTTTTATCCCCGCAGTCCCTATGCCTGTGCCAAGGTCTATGCCCATTGGCAAACGGTCAATTATCGCGAGGCCTATCACCTTTTTGCCTGTAATGGCATTCTCTTTAACCACGAAAGTCCACGGCGGGGTGAAACATTCGTGACCCGCAAAATTACCCGTGCCGTTGCCCGCATTGTGGCTGGCCAGCAAAACAAGCTCTATTTGGGCAACTTAGACGCCAAACGGGACTGGGGCTACGCCAAAGACTATGTGCGTGCCATGTGGCTGATGCTGCAACAGGAGCAACCCGATGACTATGTGGTGGCCACGGGGGAAACCCACTCTGTGCGGGAATTTCTTGAGCTGGCCTTTGGGTATGTGGGTCTGAACTGGGAGGATTACGTGGAATTTGACCCCCGCTATCTACGTCCCACGGAGGTGGATCTACTCTTGGGAGATCCCACTAAGGCAAAAACAGTATTGGGTTGGCAGCCCTCGGTTACATTTCCTGAGCTGGTGGCCCTGATGGTGGAAGCCGATCTCCATGCCGTGGGGATTCAAGGAACCACTCCCAAAACCACCTCCGACACCGTCCTGGATCTCATTGCCCAGCGGCAGTTTATTAGTAAGGCAGACTAG
- a CDS encoding TolC family protein: MLNDLALKPQKILVSGLLALAPVTLPSLAQAAPPTTPLAQASSPPALDTLTPLHSNLHRLALPETLKIDLNQALTLEQAIEVAIRNNIGLQISELQLQQARAQLRQVQAQLYPTLTFQASIGQNTTPGGQPAYLPLNFQQQLSLQQQQQQQAQQQLLAQQLAASTLLNTEVQRLQQRFQGPQLRAFSDQQNLELQQQLQQLQNSASQAATPANVTPITLAPVNQLNYRNFFTNLFGATAGATANAALVMNYTLFAGGGRSAAIQAARNQVRFSELEVQRQLQQLILDVTNDYYLAQQAKVQVQIAEAAVANAHVTLRDATAFEQAGIGTLLDVLTAEVNLANAQQNLNQARNLEITTRRQLAQRLNVNQMVDVAIAERVEPAAKWSLSLEDSILLAYQNRVELEQQLLRRRIALSNRQVALAATRPQLSLFASGNMLDKVTDDLGPRFGYGVGLQMQLALFDGGNARASAARQEALAASAEEQYASQKDSIRLEVETAYINLKANEKNIATAQTAVTQATEGLRLARLRFQAGVGTQQEVTNAETNLTQAQGNLLAAILNYNRSLAALRRAVGYPERTGLGGRQ; encoded by the coding sequence ATGTTAAATGATCTTGCCCTGAAGCCCCAAAAAATACTCGTGTCGGGACTCCTGGCCCTCGCCCCTGTAACGCTGCCTAGCCTCGCTCAAGCTGCACCTCCAACGACGCCACTGGCACAGGCATCTTCGCCGCCAGCGCTAGATACCCTCACGCCTCTCCATTCCAATCTCCATAGACTGGCGCTTCCTGAGACGCTCAAGATTGATCTCAATCAGGCCCTCACCCTAGAGCAAGCGATTGAGGTGGCCATTCGCAACAACATTGGCCTCCAAATTAGTGAGCTACAACTACAACAGGCACGGGCCCAACTGCGACAGGTGCAAGCCCAGCTTTATCCCACCCTGACATTTCAAGCTAGCATTGGCCAAAATACTACCCCCGGCGGCCAGCCCGCCTACCTCCCCCTCAACTTTCAGCAGCAGCTCTCTTTACAACAACAGCAACAGCAACAGGCTCAGCAACAGCTTCTGGCTCAGCAACTGGCTGCCAGCACTCTTTTGAATACTGAGGTGCAACGGCTGCAACAGCGATTTCAAGGCCCCCAACTAAGGGCATTTTCAGATCAGCAAAACCTTGAGCTGCAACAGCAACTCCAGCAACTGCAAAACAGTGCCAGCCAAGCTGCAACCCCCGCCAACGTTACCCCAATTACCTTGGCACCCGTGAATCAACTAAATTACAGAAATTTTTTCACTAACCTTTTTGGTGCCACTGCCGGTGCTACTGCCAACGCAGCGCTGGTGATGAACTATACTCTGTTTGCTGGGGGCGGGCGATCGGCGGCCATTCAAGCGGCTCGCAACCAAGTGCGCTTCAGTGAACTGGAGGTACAACGCCAACTCCAACAACTGATCCTTGATGTAACAAACGATTACTATTTGGCGCAACAGGCCAAGGTGCAGGTACAAATCGCTGAAGCAGCCGTAGCCAATGCCCACGTGACCCTGCGGGATGCGACCGCCTTTGAGCAAGCAGGGATTGGCACGCTCTTGGACGTACTAACTGCCGAGGTGAATCTTGCCAATGCTCAGCAAAACTTGAATCAAGCGCGCAATTTGGAAATCACGACCCGGCGACAGTTGGCACAGCGATTGAATGTGAATCAGATGGTGGACGTGGCGATTGCTGAGCGCGTTGAACCCGCTGCGAAATGGTCACTTTCCCTTGAGGACAGTATTCTCCTTGCCTATCAGAACCGTGTGGAGTTAGAGCAGCAACTGCTGCGGCGGCGCATTGCCCTGAGCAATCGTCAAGTGGCCCTAGCTGCTACACGGCCTCAACTCAGTCTCTTTGCCAGTGGCAATATGCTAGACAAAGTCACAGATGATCTAGGCCCTCGCTTTGGCTATGGGGTAGGGCTGCAAATGCAACTAGCCCTCTTTGATGGTGGCAATGCCCGAGCGAGTGCCGCTCGTCAAGAAGCCCTTGCAGCCAGTGCCGAGGAACAGTATGCCAGCCAAAAGGACAGCATTCGCCTTGAGGTGGAAACAGCCTACATCAATCTCAAGGCCAATGAGAAAAACATTGCCACTGCCCAAACTGCCGTTACCCAAGCCACTGAAGGACTGCGCCTAGCGCGGTTGCGCTTCCAAGCGGGGGTGGGGACTCAACAGGAAGTGACTAATGCCGAAACTAATTTGACCCAAGCCCAAGGCAATCTCCTGGCAGCGATTTTGAACTACAATCGCTCTTTAGCAGCATTAAGGCGGGCGGTGGGTTATCCAGAACGCACGGGTTTAGGAGGAAGGCAATAG
- a CDS encoding NAD(P)H dehydrogenase subunit NdhS, producing the protein MTTDLIITILPGMTVKVINPNDTYYQFQGIVQRVTDGKVAVLFEGGNWDKLVTFEMGELEPVLSTPKGKAKK; encoded by the coding sequence ATGACCACTGACTTAATAATAACGATTCTCCCCGGCATGACCGTGAAGGTAATCAACCCCAACGATACCTACTACCAATTCCAGGGGATTGTGCAGCGGGTTACCGATGGCAAAGTCGCAGTGCTCTTTGAAGGCGGCAACTGGGATAAATTAGTGACCTTTGAGATGGGCGAGCTGGAGCCGGTGCTCAGTACCCCCAAAGGGAAAGCGAAAAAGTAA
- a CDS encoding HAS-barrel domain-containing protein, protein MVWRSPPLQPFAEIVQTATDHCIAQCHEPATLDFPAVPALGSWVRIPEGERVIYGVVAYVVTAPIDTIHRATALGLSLEQLRQEQPHIFAMLKTEVTIAIAGFQEREHFYRHLPPHPPQMHQQVYGCPPQEVIAFSNTLTFLRTLLTLRYGPGDALVAATLRSLYQLRQRDRQWLVQAAQYLNQLLKDDYDRLRGIIEQL, encoded by the coding sequence ATGGTGTGGCGATCGCCTCCCCTCCAGCCCTTTGCTGAGATTGTCCAGACAGCAACGGATCACTGCATTGCCCAGTGCCATGAGCCCGCCACCCTAGATTTTCCGGCTGTGCCTGCCCTGGGCAGTTGGGTGCGCATCCCAGAAGGCGAGCGCGTCATTTATGGCGTTGTTGCCTACGTGGTCACAGCCCCCATTGACACAATTCACCGGGCTACCGCCTTGGGGCTATCCCTAGAGCAACTACGGCAAGAGCAGCCCCATATTTTTGCCATGTTGAAAACCGAGGTCACGATCGCCATTGCCGGCTTTCAGGAAAGGGAACACTTTTATCGCCATTTGCCCCCCCACCCACCCCAAATGCACCAGCAGGTCTATGGGTGTCCCCCACAGGAGGTGATTGCCTTCAGTAACACATTGACCTTTTTGCGAACCCTGTTGACCCTGCGCTATGGTCCCGGTGATGCCCTAGTAGCCGCAACCCTCCGTTCCTTGTATCAACTCCGACAGCGCGATCGCCAGTGGCTAGTGCAGGCAGCCCAATACCTGAACCAACTCCTCAAAGATGACTACGATCGCCTGCGGGGCATTATTGAGCAGTTATGA
- a CDS encoding cytochrome b/b6 domain-containing protein, translating into MAKPIPYQPLSLRLAHGVIAILVLLALLSGFWVYNTYDGRWGALPLPKIPDIQGLHGTIALVLLLLFPFFALYCFHWGDRRLVQEKTLPQLPKGNWRAWHRLANTLMLVAVTFALITGRMMQEEWLPAGELNRGWYLAHLAAWSVVLLSLLAHLILGAKAGGRLLLVSMLSFAIRPEDRPVGNWWRGGRLKPASPLLVGLEIIVLLATGAAFVLPAIITAQ; encoded by the coding sequence ATGGCCAAACCTATTCCCTATCAACCCCTTTCACTGCGCCTTGCCCATGGGGTAATTGCGATTTTGGTGCTCCTTGCTCTGCTGTCAGGGTTTTGGGTCTATAACACCTACGATGGCCGCTGGGGAGCACTGCCCCTACCAAAGATTCCCGATATTCAAGGCCTCCACGGTACAATTGCCCTGGTCTTGCTATTGCTATTCCCCTTCTTTGCCCTCTACTGCTTCCATTGGGGCGATCGCCGCCTGGTACAGGAGAAAACGTTGCCGCAACTCCCTAAAGGAAACTGGCGGGCATGGCATCGGTTAGCAAATACCCTAATGCTGGTGGCCGTCACGTTTGCCCTGATCACGGGGCGGATGATGCAAGAGGAGTGGTTGCCCGCAGGCGAGCTCAATCGAGGCTGGTACTTAGCTCATTTAGCGGCTTGGAGTGTGGTGCTCCTGAGTTTGCTGGCTCACCTCATTCTCGGGGCAAAGGCCGGGGGGCGGCTACTTTTAGTTTCCATGCTCAGTTTTGCAATCCGCCCCGAGGATCGGCCGGTCGGGAACTGGTGGCGGGGCGGTAGGCTTAAACCTGCCAGTCCTCTGTTAGTCGGCCTAGAAATCATTGTTTTACTGGCAACTGGGGCGGCTTTTGTCTTGCCGGCTATCATAACTGCTCAATAA
- a CDS encoding M48 family metallopeptidase, whose product MPVPASASLRADQFRHPRDREATQALQQLPGLDILVRSLLGSVAEQAFYLENIGSSLRLSERQLPEIYALHLEACRILGLEPPQLYLKQHPVANAYTFAMQGKQPFVVLHSALVELLTPKELQAVLAHELGHLKCEHGVYLTIANLLLLATSQLSPWGLLLAQGLQMQLLHWLRCAELTCDRAALLVTRDPRIVASVLMKLSGGSPQWSDRLNLDAFIAQARDYEAADRGWYGLFKELQTAQLTHPLPVLRAREILDWAETQQYDRLVKQLHPSCQ is encoded by the coding sequence ATGCCTGTTCCAGCATCTGCCAGCCTCAGGGCTGATCAATTTCGTCATCCCCGCGATCGCGAGGCTACCCAAGCACTCCAACAACTGCCGGGGTTAGATATTCTCGTGCGATCGCTCTTAGGTTCGGTGGCGGAGCAGGCCTTTTACCTTGAGAACATTGGCAGTAGTCTGCGTCTAAGTGAGCGGCAATTGCCAGAGATTTACGCCCTCCATCTCGAAGCCTGTCGTATTTTAGGCTTAGAGCCTCCCCAGTTGTATCTCAAACAACACCCCGTTGCCAATGCCTACACCTTTGCCATGCAGGGCAAACAGCCTTTTGTGGTCCTGCACTCGGCGCTGGTGGAACTGCTGACACCCAAGGAATTACAAGCGGTCTTAGCCCATGAGTTGGGTCACCTCAAATGTGAGCATGGGGTTTATCTGACCATCGCCAACCTGTTGCTGTTGGCCACCAGTCAATTGTCTCCTTGGGGTTTGCTTTTGGCCCAGGGACTGCAAATGCAATTGCTACATTGGCTTCGCTGTGCTGAACTCACCTGCGATCGCGCTGCCCTATTGGTGACCCGCGACCCCCGTATTGTTGCTTCAGTTCTGATGAAACTTTCTGGAGGTTCACCACAGTGGAGCGATCGCCTGAATCTCGACGCCTTTATTGCCCAAGCGCGGGACTATGAGGCGGCCGATCGGGGCTGGTATGGGCTTTTCAAAGAATTACAGACCGCGCAGCTGACCCACCCACTACCGGTGCTGCGGGCACGGGAAATTCTTGATTGGGCGGAAACGCAGCAGTACGATCGCCTCGTCAAGCAATTACACCCTAGTTGTCAATAA
- a CDS encoding DNA-directed RNA polymerase subunit beta'' → MTEKKPVFFNRIIDKKGLRDLIAWSFSNFGTARTAEMADKIKDLGFHYATRAGVSISVDDLLVPPKKQELLEAAEKEIKTAQERYSRGEITEVERFQKVIDTWNSTNEELKNEVVRHFRNTDVLNSVYMMAFSGARGNLSQVRQLVGMRGLMANPQGEIIDLPIKTNFREGLTVTEYIISSYGARKGLVDTALRTADSGYLTRRLVDVSQDVIIREEDCETERGITLRSMTVGDKVLPLQDRLLGRVVLNDVRHPQTGEVLVAKNQAISADIAKKIVEAGIEEVVVRSPLTCEATGSVCRLCYGWSLAHARLVDMGEAVGIIAAQSIGEPGTQLTMRTFHTGGVFTGEVARQERAPFAGTVQYGKKLRVRPYRTRHGDDAFIVETAGKLVIKGAQQSQEFDLSQGSIVLVADGETVEAGQLLAEVAQASRSVRKSTEKVTKDVASDLAGQVKFVNLEAEEKRDRQGTTTRIAPKGGLIWVLSGEVYNLPPGAEPVVKNGDRIAAGAVLAETTVKTEHGGVVRLPEQQDSKGGREVEIITASVMLDKAKVLKETQQGREHYIIETATGQRFSLKAAPGTKVANGQVVAELIDDRYHTTTGGILKYADIEVAKKGKAKQGYEVLKGGTLLWIPEETHEVNKDISLLMVEDNQYVEAGTEVVKDVFCQNSGVVEVIQKNDILREIIIKPGELHLVDDPEAARLKHGTLARPGEEVLPGLVVETLSQVDYLEDTPEGPAILLRPVQEFSVPDEPSVPSQDSSDSSGQSIRLRAVQRLPYKHDERVKSVDGVDLLRTQLVLEIGSEAPQLAADIEIVTDDVDPEAQRLQLVILESLVIRRDIAADQTQGSTFTSLLVKDGDHIGPGAVVARTDIKAKQAGEVQGILRSGESVRRILVVTESDRLRVETNGAKPTVKVGDLVRPGDELAKGVTAPETAAVMAVADDHVILRLARPYLVSPGAVLQIEEGDLVQRGDNLALLVFERAKTGDIIQGLPRIEELLEARHPKEKCVLAVRPGTCQVTYNSDDSVEIKVIEEDGTIQEYPVLPGQNPLVVDGQKVNLADPLTDGPVDPHDILSIYFEYYKPQGLLKAAQISLEKVQSFLVNEVQSVYLSQGIEIADKHIEVVVRQMTSKVRIDDAGDTILLSGELMTLRQAEQANEPMALTGGAPAQYTPVLLGITKASLNTDSFISAASFQETTRVLTEAAIEGKSDWLRGLKENVIIGRLIPAGTGFNSYEESSNGDEEWEEGEDRLGQTHVISPEPESPKMTVNVTADLGEDVLIDDETAPHVIEKITGGARDFEFASSDVEDEEDELADEDDDYGDDDEEEDAF, encoded by the coding sequence ATGACTGAGAAAAAGCCTGTTTTCTTTAACCGCATCATTGACAAAAAAGGCTTGCGGGACCTGATTGCTTGGTCCTTTAGCAACTTTGGCACTGCCCGCACAGCGGAAATGGCCGACAAAATCAAAGACCTGGGCTTTCACTATGCCACCCGTGCCGGTGTCTCCATCAGTGTCGATGACCTGCTTGTGCCCCCCAAAAAACAGGAACTCCTCGAAGCGGCAGAAAAGGAAATTAAAACCGCTCAGGAGCGCTACTCGCGGGGGGAAATCACGGAGGTGGAACGCTTTCAAAAGGTGATTGACACCTGGAACAGCACAAACGAAGAACTGAAAAATGAGGTGGTGCGGCACTTCCGCAATACCGATGTCCTCAATTCCGTGTACATGATGGCTTTCTCCGGGGCGCGGGGGAACCTCTCGCAGGTGCGCCAGTTAGTGGGCATGCGGGGTTTGATGGCTAATCCCCAAGGAGAAATCATTGACCTGCCGATTAAAACCAACTTCCGCGAAGGCCTGACGGTGACGGAGTACATTATCTCCTCCTACGGTGCGCGCAAAGGACTGGTGGATACGGCCCTGCGGACGGCGGACTCCGGTTACTTGACCCGGCGCTTGGTGGATGTCTCCCAAGATGTGATTATCCGCGAAGAGGATTGTGAAACGGAGCGAGGCATTACGCTGCGCAGTATGACGGTAGGGGATAAGGTATTGCCGCTACAGGATCGTCTTTTGGGTCGGGTGGTGCTCAATGATGTCCGCCATCCGCAAACGGGCGAAGTGCTGGTGGCCAAAAATCAAGCCATCTCCGCTGATATCGCTAAGAAAATTGTTGAGGCTGGTATTGAAGAAGTGGTGGTGCGATCGCCCCTCACCTGCGAGGCCACTGGCTCTGTGTGTCGTCTTTGCTACGGCTGGAGCCTGGCCCATGCCCGACTGGTGGATATGGGAGAAGCGGTGGGCATTATTGCTGCTCAATCCATTGGCGAACCCGGGACGCAATTGACGATGCGCACGTTCCACACCGGCGGGGTGTTTACCGGCGAAGTGGCCCGCCAAGAGCGCGCTCCCTTTGCCGGCACGGTGCAGTACGGCAAGAAATTGCGGGTACGTCCCTACCGCACTCGCCACGGTGACGATGCCTTTATTGTCGAAACCGCTGGCAAGCTCGTGATCAAAGGCGCTCAGCAAAGTCAAGAATTCGACCTCTCCCAAGGGTCAATTGTGCTGGTGGCGGATGGCGAAACCGTCGAAGCGGGTCAATTATTGGCGGAAGTGGCACAGGCCTCCCGCAGTGTCCGTAAGTCCACGGAAAAAGTAACTAAGGATGTGGCCTCGGACTTGGCGGGTCAAGTGAAGTTCGTCAACCTCGAAGCGGAGGAGAAGCGCGATCGCCAAGGCACTACAACGCGCATTGCCCCCAAAGGTGGGTTGATTTGGGTACTGTCTGGGGAAGTGTATAATCTGCCCCCTGGTGCTGAGCCGGTTGTTAAGAATGGCGATCGCATTGCAGCGGGGGCCGTGCTTGCGGAAACCACTGTGAAAACCGAGCATGGAGGTGTGGTGCGTCTCCCTGAACAACAGGACAGCAAAGGCGGTCGCGAGGTGGAAATTATTACCGCTTCGGTGATGCTGGATAAAGCGAAGGTGCTCAAGGAAACGCAGCAGGGACGCGAGCACTACATTATTGAAACCGCCACTGGCCAGCGCTTTTCCCTGAAGGCAGCTCCCGGCACCAAAGTGGCCAATGGTCAAGTAGTAGCTGAGCTGATTGACGATCGCTACCACACCACAACGGGCGGTATCCTCAAATACGCCGACATCGAAGTGGCCAAAAAAGGTAAAGCCAAGCAGGGCTATGAAGTCCTTAAAGGGGGGACACTCCTGTGGATTCCCGAAGAAACCCATGAGGTGAACAAGGATATTTCCCTGCTGATGGTGGAGGACAACCAATACGTCGAAGCGGGGACGGAGGTTGTCAAGGATGTCTTCTGTCAAAACAGCGGTGTTGTCGAAGTCATCCAGAAAAACGACATCCTGCGGGAAATTATTATCAAGCCCGGTGAACTTCACCTTGTGGATGATCCGGAAGCCGCACGGCTAAAGCATGGCACGTTGGCCCGTCCCGGTGAGGAGGTCCTCCCCGGCCTTGTGGTCGAAACCCTCTCGCAAGTGGATTATCTGGAGGACACCCCCGAAGGACCAGCGATTCTGCTGCGCCCTGTTCAAGAATTTAGCGTTCCTGATGAGCCATCGGTACCCAGTCAAGACTCCAGTGATAGTTCAGGGCAGTCGATTCGCCTGCGGGCCGTACAGCGGTTGCCCTACAAACACGATGAGCGGGTCAAATCCGTTGATGGCGTTGATCTGCTGCGGACGCAGTTAGTCCTTGAAATTGGCAGCGAAGCCCCACAACTGGCTGCTGACATTGAAATTGTCACGGATGACGTGGATCCAGAAGCCCAGCGCCTCCAACTGGTGATTCTGGAGTCCTTGGTTATTCGCCGTGACATTGCTGCGGATCAAACCCAAGGGAGTACCTTTACCTCCCTTCTTGTCAAAGATGGTGATCACATTGGCCCCGGTGCTGTCGTTGCCCGCACGGACATTAAAGCCAAGCAAGCGGGTGAGGTGCAGGGGATCCTGCGCAGTGGCGAATCTGTTCGCCGCATTCTGGTCGTTACGGAGAGCGATCGCCTGCGGGTAGAGACCAATGGTGCCAAGCCCACCGTCAAAGTTGGCGATCTGGTGCGTCCCGGCGATGAACTGGCCAAGGGGGTCACTGCTCCCGAAACCGCCGCTGTCATGGCAGTGGCCGATGACCACGTGATCCTGCGCTTAGCCCGTCCCTACCTGGTCTCGCCAGGGGCAGTGCTGCAAATTGAGGAGGGCGACCTTGTGCAACGGGGGGACAACCTCGCGCTGTTGGTGTTTGAGCGGGCGAAAACGGGTGACATCATTCAGGGGTTACCTCGGATTGAAGAACTCCTTGAAGCTCGCCATCCCAAGGAAAAATGCGTGCTGGCGGTGCGCCCCGGCACCTGTCAAGTCACCTACAACAGTGACGACAGCGTAGAGATCAAAGTCATTGAAGAGGATGGCACGATTCAGGAATACCCTGTCTTGCCGGGTCAAAACCCCTTGGTGGTGGATGGTCAAAAGGTCAATCTTGCTGACCCCCTCACCGATGGTCCTGTGGATCCCCACGACATCCTCTCAATTTACTTTGAGTACTACAAACCCCAAGGGTTGCTCAAAGCTGCCCAAATTAGCCTTGAGAAGGTGCAATCCTTCTTGGTCAACGAGGTGCAGTCGGTGTATCTCAGCCAAGGTATTGAGATTGCCGATAAACACATTGAGGTGGTTGTCCGCCAGATGACCTCCAAGGTTCGGATTGACGATGCGGGCGATACCATCCTGCTCTCCGGTGAACTCATGACTCTGCGCCAGGCGGAACAAGCCAACGAACCCATGGCGCTTACCGGTGGTGCACCCGCCCAATATACCCCTGTCCTCTTAGGGATTACCAAGGCCTCCCTGAATACCGACAGCTTCATTTCAGCCGCTAGTTTCCAAGAGACGACACGGGTACTCACTGAAGCGGCCATTGAAGGCAAGTCCGATTGGCTGCGGGGACTCAAGGAAAACGTGATCATTGGCCGTCTCATCCCCGCGGGCACCGGCTTCAATAGCTACGAGGAAAGTAGCAACGGCGACGAAGAGTGGGAAGAGGGTGAAGATCGCCTGGGTCAAACCCACGTTATCAGCCCCGAACCCGAATCACCAAAGATGACGGTCAATGTGACTGCTGATCTCGGTGAAGATGTCCTCATTGATGATGAAACCGCACCCCACGTGATTGAAAAGATTACGGGAGGGGCTCGCGATTTTGAATTCGCCAGCAGTGATGTTGAGGATGAGGAGGATGAACTGGCAGACGAGGACGATGACTATGGGGATGATGATGAGGAGGAGGACGCCTTCTAA